A genomic segment from Aegilops tauschii subsp. strangulata cultivar AL8/78 chromosome 1, Aet v6.0, whole genome shotgun sequence encodes:
- the LOC109779434 gene encoding tryptophan aminotransferase-related protein 2, which translates to MAASRRRTSAEFQGDGSLMPPSAHVVASPRGGGAPSREEHANGGRPALRGANPRGGSSVFSATKLTGRRRPAGRMPLRRVAIFASLALNVAALALLRHRYVVSHPHHPGVVSLDQQHHVCAPQPGTSGAAASAPSTGKPGVTSDSVINLDHGDPTMFEAFWRETGDAAELVIPGWQTMSYFSDVSNVCWFMEPDFDQQVRRLHRTVGNAAVDGCHVLVGTGSTQLLMAALYALSPAGAVQPTSVVSTAPFYSWYPAVTDFLRSGLFRWAGDANSFVGDAYIELVCSPNNPDGAIRDALLGSGGAGKAVHDLAYYWPQYTPITRRADHDIMLFTMSKSTGHAGTRIGWALVKDREVARRMTKFVELNTVSVSKDSQLRAARVLRAVSDGYDGGASRHQLFDFGRRKMAERWRMLREAAAASGIFSLPEVTSGRCNFANETAANNHAFAWLRCDREDVEDCAGFLRGHKMLTRSGNQFGADPRYVRVSMLGRDDAYDIFIRRLASLK; encoded by the exons ATGGCGGCGTCGCGACGGCGCACGTCGGCGGAGTTCCAAGGGGACGGCAGCCTAATGCCGCCGTCGGCGCACGTGGTCGCTTCTCCCCGCGGCGGTGGCGCGCCCAGCCGGGAGGAGCACGCGAACGGCGGCCGCCCGGCGCTCCGGGGAGCAAATCCAAGAGGCGGCAGCAGCGTATTCTCAGCCACCAAGCTCACCGGCAGGAGGCGGCCGGCGGGGCGCATGCCACTACGGCGAGTCGCCATCTTTGCCTCCCTCGCATTGAATGTCGCCGCACTCGCGCTCCTACGCCACCGGTACGTCGTCAGCCACCCGCACCATCCCGGTGTCGTCTCTCTTGATCAGCAGCACCACGTCTGCGCCCCGCAGCCGGGCACCAGCGGCGCGGCGGCGAGTGCGCCGTCGACCGGGAAGCCGGGAGTGACTTCCGACTCTGTTATTAATCTGGACCA CGGGGACCCGACCATGTTTGAGGCCTTCTGGAGGGAGACCGgcgacgcggcggagctcgtaATCCCGGGGTGGCAGACGATGAGCTACTTCTCCGACGTCAGTAACGTGTGCTGGTTCATGGAGCCTGATTTCGACCAGCAGGTGCGCCGCCTCCACCGCACGGTCGGCAACGCCGCCGTGGACGGTTGCCACGTCCTCGTCGGCACCGGTTCCACGCAGCTCCTCATGGCGGCGCTCTACGCCCTGTCGCCAGCGGGTGCCGTCCAGCCCACCAGCGTCGTCTCCACGGCGCCCTTCTACTCG TGGTACCCTGCCGTGACGGACTTCCTCCGGTCCGGGCTGTTCCGCTGGGCCGGCGACGCAAACTCGTTCGTTGGCGACGCCTACATCGAGCTGGTGTGCTCCCCGAACAACCCCGACGGCGCCATCCGCGACGCCCTGCTGGGCTCCGGTGGCGCCGGGAAGGCGGTCCATGACCTTGCCTACTACTGGCCGCAGTACACCCCAATCACTCGACGGGCCGACCATGACATCATGCTCTTCACCATGTCCAAGAGCACCGGGCACGCCGGCACGAGGATCGG GTGGGCATTGGTGAAGGACCGGGAGGTGGCGCGGAGGATGACCAAGTTCGTGGAGCTCAACACCGTCAGCGTGTCGAAGGACTCGCAGCTGCGCGCCGCCAGGGTGCTCAGGGCGGTCTCCGACGGGTACGACGGCGGCGCCTCGCGCCACCAGCTGTTCGACTTCGGGCGGCGCAAGATGGCGGAGCGCTGGAGGATGCTGCGCGAGGCCGCCGCCGCGTCCGGCATCTTCAGCCTGCCCGAGGTGACCTCCGGCCGCTGCAACTTCGCCAACGAGACGGCCGCCAATAACCATG CGTTCGCGTGGCTGCGGTGCGACAGGGAGGACGTGGAGGACTGCGCGGGGTTCCTCCGCGGCCACAAGATGCTGACGAGGAGCGGGAACCAGTTCGGCGCGGACCCGAGGTACGTCCGGGTCAGCATGCTCGGCAGGGACGACGCCTACGACATCTTCATCAGGCGCCTCGCCTCACTCAAATGA
- the LOC109779435 gene encoding ethylene-responsive transcription factor 5-like yields the protein MPPRCRGVSGYRGVRLRPNGGYYAEIRSGDLRLGLGTYGTACEAARAYDAATWRLGRRHGQMKFQDVYMLQQALDVAPAPRLNTTQDRAERAERQRRLLIAQEDERVMAKWRRRHPEDVAYEQNYWARRHEEDTRRRREDRLDRRRRKASLLEKLGLPTAPVGINAAMPTVKGRP from the coding sequence atgccgccgcgctgccgagGAGTGTCGGGCTACCGCGGCGTCCGCCTGCGCCCCAACGGCGGCTACTACGCCGAGATACGCTCTGGCGATCTCCGGCTCGGACTCGGCACCTACGGGACGGCGtgcgaggccgcccgcgcgtacgacgcggcgacGTGGCGCCTAGGCCGGCGGCACGGCCAGATGAAATTCCAAGACGTGTACATGCTCCAGCAGGCGCTGGACGTCGCCCCAGCGCCTCGTCTGAACACGACACAAGACCGTGCGGAGCGCGCTGAgcggcagcgccgcctcctcatcgCCCAGGAGGACGAGCGGGTCATGGCGAAGTGGCGCCGGCGCCACCCGGAGGACGTCGCCTACGAGCAAAACTACTGGGCAAGGCGCCACGAGGAGGACACACGAAGGCGCCGCGAGGATCGGTTGGACAGGCGTCGGCGGAAGGCATCACTACTAGAAAAACTTGGTTTGCCGACGGCACCCGTCGGCATAAATGCAGCTATGCCGACGGTCAAGGGCAGGCCGTAG